AAGGAAAAGAATCGCTGAAATCAAGCCGTGGCTCACCATTTGGAAGAGCGCACCGATCAACCCCAATGGTGTTGCCGCGGCAGCCGCGAGCAAGACGTACCCCATATGTCCAACAGAGCTGTAGGCCACCATCCGCTTCATGTCTGATTGCGCGATCGCAGCTAATGAGCCGTACAACACAGAAATGGCTGCCCAAAGGGCCAGCCAGGGGGCCGCAACCTCCCAGGCTTCAGGGAAGAGACCCAAACAAAATCGCAACAACCCATAGGTCCCAAGCTTGAGGAGAACGCCAGCGAGGAGAACCGACACGGGAGTGGAGGCTTCGGTGTGAGCATCGGGAAGCCAGGTGTGAAATGGAAAGAGAGGGATCTTGATCCCAAAACCAATCAACAAGGCCCCCATTAGAAGAAGCTGTGACGTCAGCCCCATCTCTCCAGACAAAATGGGGCGAATGCCAAAGTCAACCCTTCCAGTGACGAGAGCAATCCCAAGGAATGCTCCCAAAATCAAAACCCCAGAAACTGCAGTAACAATCAGAAACTTCGTGGACGCATAGGCTCGATTAGCACCACCCCAAATAGCAATTAACAGCCACAGTGGAATGAGCTCAAGCTCATAAAAAATAAAAAATAATAAAAGATTCTGAGCCAAAAAGGCCCCATTCACAGCTCCACTAATAATCAACAAAAGAGCAAAATAAATTCTTGGTCGGTTCTCGATCTTTCGCGATGCCAATGCTGCCACAAGACAGAGAATCGCATTCATCAAAACAAGCGGAAGGGAGATTCCATCGACTGCAAGGGAATAATCAAGGCCAACGCTAGGAAGCCATGAAAAGCGTTCCTGAAGCTGCAAGCCAGGGTTGCTCGGATCAAACCAGAAAAGGACTGCGAAGCTTGCAAGGCATTGAACGGAAAGAATCACCAGGGTGAGACGTCTTAAATGAGCTGAAGTGGATCCCTCAGGCCAAAGGGACAACAAGAGGGCCCCCAAGAAAGGAATGATCAGTAGCAGAGAGAGAATCATCATTAATTCAGTTCAACCACCAGCTCAGGGATGACAAGAGCAAGACAATGGCCGCGATGACGGTTAATAGATAGCTTTGACTTCGACCGCTAATACTCAACTTCAGGCCTTCAGCACTCTGAAGTGAAAATCGAGCGAGACCATGGAGGACTCCGTCCACAACATTGCGATCAAAGCTGTAAGCAAGCTTTGAGAACAAGGCCACGACATTCACAATCGTCACCCGATAGAACCTCTCTGTATAAAAATCATTTTCAAGCAGGTCCTGGAACCAACGCAGCACTGGATTGAGGGAGCGTGACCAGGCTTTGTTGAGGGGAATGAACGCTCCCACCAACAGACCGATCAGTCCGCTGCCAACGACGACTTCTCCTGCCCATAGGGGGAAAGCAAGCAAACCATCCAGAGACTCCAGACGAATCAATAGGAGCGGGGTTAAAACAACGATCACGGCAAGGGCCACCATCGGGAAGGCCATCTGCCAATTCACCTCCGCAGCTCGACGGGTCTTGGTTAAAGAGCGTCCAAGAAACACCTGGCGATAAATCCTGGTGAGATTGAGAGCTGTTAGCGCATTGGTGAGCAGAAACACCGGTACAAAAATCACTGAACGAGCTCCCACAAGCTCAACGGCCTGCGCTAGGCAAAGAAATCCTCCGAGGGGAAGAAGACCCACCAGCCCAGCACTCCCCACCAAGTAGGAACCCGTGGTTGCAGGCATCCTTCCGCCAAGGCCACCCAGCTCAGTGATGTCCTGACAATTCGTGGACGCGATCACTCCACCCACACTCATCGAAAGCAACGCCTTGGAAACGGCGTGGGCGAACAGGAGCAGCAGGGCCAGCACGGGCACCTGCAAGGAAATAGCAATAAAGACCAGCCCTAAGTAGGCAGTCGTGGAATACGACAGCGTACGTTTGATATCCACTTGAGCGATCGAGACCAGAGATCCTCCAATCGCACTGATGGTTCCAATCACTTGCAGCACAACGAGCGTGACGGGCGCGTTCTGAAGCAGAGGCATCACCTTGAGCAAAACAATGGCGCCACAGGTCACCACCACTGAATTGCGAAGAATCGAGGCTGGGTTAGGACCTTCCATGGCTTCATCAAGCCAGAGATGCATGGGGGATTGGGCGCATTTGCCCGTCGGGCCAGCAATCAGACCCAGGCCAAGCAACGTCGCCGCCAACGGGCTAAGGGTTTCTGCAGCAGACCAGGCATAGAGGTCGTCAAAGCTGGTCACACCCGACCAAGTGGCTAAAGCGACCATTCCCATCAAGAGCATCACATCACCAACGCGCTTGGTGAGGAAGGCATCCCTTGCGGCCGTCACAACCAGGGGTTGGGCGTACCAAAAACCAACCAAGAGGTAAGTAGAAAGCGTGAGCATTTCCAGCAAGAAATAGCTCTGGAACAAGGAATCGCTCAAGACCACCCCTGACATCGCCCCTTCGAAGAAGCCAAGCAAGGCAAAGAATCTGGCTAAGGCCCACTCCTTATCGAGGTAGCCAAGGGAATACAACTGAGAGAAAAAACTCAAACCCGTAATCAGCTCAAGGGCAGACACATTGGTGAGAGAGAGGCTGAAGCTGATCTCAAGATTGAGATCAGCCACACTGAGCCATGGGAACGTCAGAAGGGTGGGTCCACCTGCCATGACATCGCGCAACACGAGGCTTCCATGGATGAAAGCGAGCAGTGTGAGCAGGATGTTGAGGTAAGCCGCCGGTCGATGGGAATCGCGCCTAAATAACCCCAATGCCCAAGGCAATGAGATCAACATCCCGGCAAACCCGTAGAGAGGGATCAACCAGGCGGTTTGCAGAGGCAGCGTTGCAGCTGAAATCAAAGGAAACGGGGCGTTTGCGCCGTTGAGAGGAATGTTGGCTGGGGAATCTAAACGGAGTTAGAGAGAGGTGACGTAGGACTCACATCCGCCGAGTCACATTCGTACAGGAGAGAGCTGGCTCCACTTCATCTTGGGGGCGGGCAATGATGTGAGCAGCCACAAGACCGTCACCAACCCGTTCACAAGCATCGGCTCCTGCGCGCACGGCAGCGTTCACCGCACCGGTCTCACCACGCACCATCACCGTGACGTATCCACCTCCTACATATTCACGACTAATGAGCTGCACTTCGGCAGCTTTCGTCATGGCATCAGCGGCTTCAATGGCAGGCACCATGCCACGGGTTTCAATCATCCCAAGGGCAATCCCAAAAGCACGTTTCGGGGAAGAACTCTTGGATGCCTGAAGGCTGGAGCCTTTTCCACCGCCTCCACTCGGAGGGGTCGCTCGCGAGGAGCTGCGAGCGGGAGAGCTGGCTGCAGGAGCGGAAGCACTCTCGACAGGCTTCACGTCAACGGTTGCTTTTGCTGCTGCTGAGGAGGGGGTAGCGGCTTTGTTCGCTGGGGTTGATGCTGCGGAATCTGAGCTGGAACGACGACGGGGTGTAGGAGTGGCCATTGGCTGGATTGGGTTGAGAGGGGACGGAGAGCAGGAGGCGAATTAGTTATCCATCTGGCATCCAGTAGTCGATGATTCCACCGATGGTGAGATCCGTAAGAACG
This portion of the Synechococcus sp. ROS8604 genome encodes:
- a CDS encoding NAD(P)H-quinone oxidoreductase subunit F; its protein translation is MISAATLPLQTAWLIPLYGFAGMLISLPWALGLFRRDSHRPAAYLNILLTLLAFIHGSLVLRDVMAGGPTLLTFPWLSVADLNLEISFSLSLTNVSALELITGLSFFSQLYSLGYLDKEWALARFFALLGFFEGAMSGVVLSDSLFQSYFLLEMLTLSTYLLVGFWYAQPLVVTAARDAFLTKRVGDVMLLMGMVALATWSGVTSFDDLYAWSAAETLSPLAATLLGLGLIAGPTGKCAQSPMHLWLDEAMEGPNPASILRNSVVVTCGAIVLLKVMPLLQNAPVTLVVLQVIGTISAIGGSLVSIAQVDIKRTLSYSTTAYLGLVFIAISLQVPVLALLLLFAHAVSKALLSMSVGGVIASTNCQDITELGGLGGRMPATTGSYLVGSAGLVGLLPLGGFLCLAQAVELVGARSVIFVPVFLLTNALTALNLTRIYRQVFLGRSLTKTRRAAEVNWQMAFPMVALAVIVVLTPLLLIRLESLDGLLAFPLWAGEVVVGSGLIGLLVGAFIPLNKAWSRSLNPVLRWFQDLLENDFYTERFYRVTIVNVVALFSKLAYSFDRNVVDGVLHGLARFSLQSAEGLKLSISGRSQSYLLTVIAAIVLLLSSLSWWLN
- a CDS encoding NADH-quinone oxidoreductase subunit M, with translation MILSLLLIIPFLGALLLSLWPEGSTSAHLRRLTLVILSVQCLASFAVLFWFDPSNPGLQLQERFSWLPSVGLDYSLAVDGISLPLVLMNAILCLVAALASRKIENRPRIYFALLLIISGAVNGAFLAQNLLLFFIFYELELIPLWLLIAIWGGANRAYASTKFLIVTAVSGVLILGAFLGIALVTGRVDFGIRPILSGEMGLTSQLLLMGALLIGFGIKIPLFPFHTWLPDAHTEASTPVSVLLAGVLLKLGTYGLLRFCLGLFPEAWEVAAPWLALWAAISVLYGSLAAIAQSDMKRMVAYSSVGHMGYVLLAAAAATPLGLIGALFQMVSHGLISAILFLAVGVVYERTGTRDLNVLRGLLNPQRGLPLTGTLMIVGVMASAGIPGMAGFISEFLVFRGSLQPFPIATLLCMVGSGLTAVYFLLLVNRAFFGRLAIAAGSVSNPTILSIVPLHEQLPAIALSLLVLLLGLAPDLLVGMSQAATTGLSELALLPITGGLS
- a CDS encoding BMC domain-containing protein: MATPTPRRRSSSDSAASTPANKAATPSSAAAKATVDVKPVESASAPAASSPARSSSRATPPSGGGGKGSSLQASKSSSPKRAFGIALGMIETRGMVPAIEAADAMTKAAEVQLISREYVGGGYVTVMVRGETGAVNAAVRAGADACERVGDGLVAAHIIARPQDEVEPALSCTNVTRRM